The following coding sequences lie in one Vibrio sp. BS-M-Sm-2 genomic window:
- the moaC gene encoding cyclic pyranopterin monophosphate synthase MoaC, which produces MSQFTHINASGEANMVDVSAKAETVREARAEAFVKMSAETLELIVSGSHHKGDVFATARIAGIQAAKKTWDLIPLCHPLLLTKVEVQLEAIESENKVRIESVCKLAGKTGVEMEALTAASVAALTIYDMCKAVQKDIVIENVRLLEKTGGKSGHFKVES; this is translated from the coding sequence ATGAGCCAATTTACACACATTAACGCGTCTGGTGAAGCAAACATGGTCGATGTATCGGCTAAAGCTGAGACAGTACGTGAAGCGAGAGCGGAAGCTTTCGTAAAAATGTCTGCTGAAACACTAGAGCTGATTGTTTCTGGTAGCCACCATAAAGGTGATGTTTTCGCAACGGCACGTATTGCTGGTATTCAAGCGGCTAAAAAGACGTGGGATCTGATTCCACTGTGTCACCCTCTACTATTAACCAAAGTAGAAGTGCAGCTTGAAGCTATCGAGTCTGAAAACAAGGTTCGCATCGAATCTGTTTGTAAGCTTGCTGGTAAGACTGGCGTAGAAATGGAAGCGCTAACGGCTGCTTCTGTTGCTGCGTTAACGATTTACGATATGTGTAAAGCTGTTCAGAAAGACATTGTTATCGAGAATGTACGCCTGTTAGAGAAGACGGGTGGTAAATCTGGTCACTTTAAGGTGGAATCATGA
- the moaD gene encoding molybdopterin synthase sulfur carrier subunit: MITVLFFAQTRELVGVDSVEVDAQFKTIEAIRSHLVAQEGKWDIALEEGKLLAALNQSIVPLTTEVKDGDEVAFFPPVTGG; this comes from the coding sequence ATGATTACAGTTCTTTTCTTTGCTCAAACTCGTGAACTTGTTGGTGTGGACAGCGTTGAAGTTGATGCACAGTTCAAGACGATTGAAGCGATTCGCAGCCACCTTGTAGCACAAGAAGGCAAATGGGATATCGCTTTGGAAGAGGGCAAGCTTCTAGCTGCGCTTAACCAATCAATCGTACCTTTGACGACTGAAGTGAAAGACGGCGACGAAGTGGCTTTCTTCCCACCTGTCACTGGAGGCTAA
- the moaE gene encoding molybdopterin synthase catalytic subunit MoaE: MDPRVLVTAEDFSVGDEYGYLAQGTAAGAIVAFVGKVRDMNLGDNVIGLSLEHYPGMTEKSLSEICDQAEARWPIQKMRVIHRVGDLDIGDQIVYVGVSSAHRGAAFEACEFVMDFLKTKAPFWKKERTTEATRWVDSRDSDAKAAERWEK; the protein is encoded by the coding sequence ATGGATCCAAGAGTATTAGTGACAGCAGAGGATTTCTCTGTAGGCGACGAATACGGCTACTTGGCTCAAGGTACAGCTGCCGGAGCGATTGTGGCGTTCGTAGGTAAAGTTCGCGACATGAACCTCGGCGATAACGTGATTGGTTTGTCTCTTGAGCACTACCCGGGTATGACAGAAAAGTCGTTGAGCGAGATCTGTGATCAAGCTGAAGCGCGCTGGCCTATCCAGAAGATGCGAGTGATTCACCGAGTTGGTGACTTAGATATCGGTGACCAGATTGTTTACGTTGGTGTATCAAGTGCGCACCGAGGTGCTGCCTTTGAAGCTTGTGAGTTTGTTATGGACTTCCTGAAAACCAAAGCGCCGTTTTGGAAAAAAGAACGTACCACCGAGGCGACTCGTTGGGTCGATTCTCGCGATTCAGATGCAAAAGCAGCAGAGCGCTGGGAGAAGTAA
- the oppB gene encoding oligopeptide ABC transporter permease OppB, translating to MLKFIMKRIFEAIPTMLVLITISFFLMRFAPGNPFSSERPLPPEVMANIEAKYGLDKPVFEQYTTYLTNILQGDFGPSFKYQDYTVNELIAVALPVSAKVGFVAFIFTLLMGVTVGTIAALKHNTWVDYTIMSTAMLGVVMPSFVLAPALIYLFSLHWNIFPAGGWHGGTFMYIVLPVIAMSLLYVATFARITRGSMIETLNSNFIRTARAKGLSYRYIILKHALKPAMLPVVSYMGPAFVGIITGSVVVETIFGLPGIGKLFVNAAFNRDYSLVMGVTILIGFLFILFNAIVDILLALIDPKIRY from the coding sequence ATGCTTAAATTCATTATGAAAAGGATATTTGAAGCGATTCCAACCATGTTGGTGTTGATCACTATATCTTTCTTTCTCATGCGTTTCGCACCGGGTAACCCGTTTTCAAGCGAACGTCCATTACCGCCAGAAGTTATGGCTAACATCGAAGCTAAATATGGCTTAGATAAACCAGTATTTGAACAATACACCACGTATTTGACAAATATCTTACAAGGTGACTTCGGTCCCTCGTTTAAATACCAAGATTACACAGTAAATGAGCTGATCGCGGTTGCACTTCCAGTATCTGCGAAGGTAGGTTTCGTTGCCTTTATCTTCACACTATTGATGGGGGTCACCGTCGGGACGATTGCTGCCTTGAAGCACAATACCTGGGTCGACTACACCATAATGTCGACCGCCATGCTCGGGGTGGTGATGCCATCCTTCGTGTTGGCACCGGCGCTTATTTACCTTTTCTCCCTGCACTGGAACATATTCCCAGCAGGTGGCTGGCATGGCGGTACATTCATGTACATCGTGCTGCCTGTTATCGCGATGTCTCTTCTTTACGTAGCAACCTTTGCTCGTATTACTCGCGGTAGCATGATTGAAACGCTAAACAGTAACTTTATCCGAACTGCACGTGCAAAAGGTCTAAGCTACCGTTATATCATTCTAAAACATGCACTTAAGCCAGCAATGCTGCCTGTTGTTTCTTACATGGGGCCTGCGTTCGTAGGTATCATCACAGGATCAGTTGTGGTTGAAACCATCTTCGGCCTACCAGGTATCGGTAAGCTGTTTGTTAACGCCGCGTTTAACCGTGACTACTCGCTAGTAATGGGTGTAACCATCTTGATTGGTTTCCTATTCATCTTGTTCAACGCAATCGTTGATATTTTGCTAGCGCTGATTGACCCGAAAATTCGCTACTAA
- the oppC gene encoding oligopeptide ABC transporter permease OppC, with protein MEKFSESLEIEGRSLWQDARIRFMRNKAAMVSLFILTIMVLAVIFLPMLAQYTYDDTDWYAMHVGPNADHWFGTDSLGRDLYVRTLIGGRISLMVGVMGAFVAVLIGTLYGAASGFIGGRTDRVMMRILEILYAVPFMFLVIVLVTFFGRNIILIFVAIGAIAWLDMARIVRGQTLSLRSKEFIEAAHVCGVSKWKIITRHIVPNVLGIVAVYSTLLIPSMILTESFLSFLGLGVQEPMTSWGALLQEGSQTMEVAIWQLTFPAAFMVVTLFCFNYVGDGLRDALDPKDR; from the coding sequence ATCGAAAAGTTCTCTGAGAGTTTAGAGATTGAAGGTCGTAGTTTGTGGCAGGATGCACGCATTCGTTTCATGCGTAACAAAGCTGCGATGGTCAGCCTGTTCATCCTTACTATTATGGTACTGGCAGTTATCTTCTTACCGATGCTAGCTCAGTACACTTATGATGATACTGACTGGTACGCAATGCACGTGGGTCCAAACGCGGATCATTGGTTTGGTACTGATAGTTTAGGCCGTGACTTGTACGTTCGTACGCTTATCGGTGGCCGTATCTCACTAATGGTTGGTGTGATGGGTGCATTCGTAGCGGTACTTATTGGTACGCTTTACGGTGCAGCTTCTGGCTTCATCGGTGGTCGTACTGACCGAGTGATGATGCGTATCCTAGAGATCTTGTACGCGGTTCCATTCATGTTCCTAGTTATTGTTCTAGTAACATTCTTTGGTCGTAACATCATCCTTATCTTCGTTGCTATTGGTGCGATTGCTTGGCTCGATATGGCGCGTATTGTACGTGGTCAAACGCTGAGCTTACGTAGTAAAGAGTTCATTGAAGCAGCACACGTATGTGGTGTGAGCAAATGGAAGATCATTACACGTCACATCGTACCAAACGTACTGGGTATCGTAGCGGTTTACTCTACGCTGCTTATTCCAAGCATGATCCTTACAGAATCATTCTTATCTTTCCTTGGTCTTGGTGTTCAAGAGCCTATGACAAGCTGGGGCGCATTGCTTCAAGAAGGTTCGCAAACAATGGAAGTTGCAATTTGGCAACTAACATTCCCTGCGGCATTCATGGTAGTTACGCTGTTCTGCTTTAACTACGTAGGTGATGGTCTGCGCGACGCGCTTGATCCAAAAGACAGATAA
- a CDS encoding ABC transporter ATP-binding protein has product MSLLDVKDLRVEFTTQDGIVTAVNDLNFSLNQGETLGIVGESGSGKSQTVFSIMGLLAKNGIISGSAKFEGKEILNLPEKELNKVRAEQIAMIFQDPMTSLNPYMKVSDQLMEVLMLHKGMGKAEAFEESVRMLEAVKIPEARKRITMYPHEFSGGMRQRVMIAMALLCRPKLLIADEPTTALDVTIQAQIMELLNELKDEFNTAIIMITHDLGVVAGSCDKVLVMYAGRTMEYGTVDEIFYEPSHPYAEGLLKAIPRLDTEGEILPTIPGNPPNLLRLPTGCPYQDRCHRVMDRCKQEAPILTPFGNDRQRACFSDWETWTK; this is encoded by the coding sequence ATGAGCTTATTAGATGTCAAAGATCTGCGCGTCGAATTTACCACGCAAGATGGTATCGTAACCGCAGTAAACGATCTGAACTTCTCACTCAACCAAGGCGAAACGCTGGGTATCGTGGGTGAGTCAGGTTCAGGTAAATCACAAACTGTATTCTCTATCATGGGTCTGCTGGCTAAGAACGGCATCATCTCGGGTAGCGCGAAGTTTGAAGGTAAAGAGATTCTTAACCTTCCAGAGAAAGAGCTGAACAAAGTTCGTGCTGAACAGATCGCGATGATCTTCCAAGATCCGATGACATCATTGAACCCTTACATGAAAGTAAGTGATCAGTTGATGGAAGTACTTATGCTGCACAAAGGCATGGGTAAAGCAGAGGCGTTTGAAGAATCAGTACGCATGCTTGAAGCGGTTAAAATCCCTGAAGCACGTAAGCGTATCACCATGTACCCACACGAATTTTCTGGCGGTATGCGTCAGCGTGTGATGATCGCAATGGCACTATTGTGTCGTCCTAAATTGCTTATCGCTGATGAACCAACAACCGCTTTGGATGTAACTATTCAAGCGCAAATCATGGAATTGCTGAACGAATTGAAAGATGAGTTCAACACGGCAATCATCATGATCACCCACGATTTGGGTGTGGTTGCAGGTTCATGTGACAAGGTACTTGTGATGTACGCTGGTCGTACAATGGAGTACGGCACGGTTGATGAAATCTTCTACGAGCCAAGCCACCCATACGCAGAAGGCCTACTGAAAGCGATCCCTCGTTTGGATACAGAAGGTGAAATTCTACCGACTATTCCAGGTAATCCACCAAACTTACTTCGCCTGCCAACAGGCTGTCCTTACCAAGACCGTTGTCATCGTGTAATGGACCGTTGTAAGCAAGAAGCACCTATTTTGACGCCATTTGGTAATGACCGTCAGCGTGCTTGTTTTTCTGACTGGGAGACTTGGACAAAATGA
- the oppF gene encoding murein tripeptide/oligopeptide ABC transporter ATP binding protein OppF — MSVDKQLLLDIKDLKVHFSIAAKSAWPWAKPSNLKAVDGVDIHLYEGETLGVVGESGCGKSTFARAIIGLVEATDGEVMWLGQDLTKMQEVQRRETRKEIQMIFQDPLASLNPRMSVGDIIAEPLETFYPELSKQEVKDRVKEMMAKVGLLPNVINRYPHEFSGGQCQRIGIARALILKPKMIICDEPVSALDVSIQAQVVNLLKELQKELGLSLVFIAHDLSVVKHISDRVLVMYLGNAVELGESDALFSDPKHPYTKALMSAVPIPDPRLERSKTIQMLEGDLPSPINPPSGCVFRTRCPQATEACAQTKPTIQGDDVHAVSCLHVQV; from the coding sequence ATGAGTGTAGATAAGCAGTTATTATTAGATATTAAAGACCTGAAAGTTCACTTTAGCATCGCAGCTAAATCAGCGTGGCCTTGGGCAAAACCGTCAAACCTGAAAGCCGTTGATGGCGTTGATATTCACCTTTACGAAGGGGAAACGCTGGGTGTAGTAGGTGAGTCTGGTTGTGGTAAATCGACATTTGCTCGTGCAATCATTGGTTTGGTTGAAGCGACAGACGGCGAAGTCATGTGGTTAGGCCAAGACCTAACTAAAATGCAGGAAGTGCAGCGTCGTGAAACTCGTAAAGAGATTCAGATGATCTTCCAAGATCCACTGGCATCGCTTAACCCGCGTATGTCTGTTGGTGACATCATTGCCGAGCCTCTAGAGACTTTTTACCCAGAACTTTCTAAACAGGAAGTGAAGGACCGAGTTAAAGAGATGATGGCAAAGGTTGGTCTACTACCAAACGTAATCAACCGTTACCCACACGAGTTCTCTGGTGGTCAGTGTCAGCGTATCGGTATCGCACGTGCTCTTATCTTAAAACCTAAGATGATCATCTGTGATGAACCTGTTTCGGCATTGGATGTATCTATCCAAGCTCAAGTAGTTAACCTTTTGAAGGAATTACAAAAAGAGTTAGGTTTGTCTTTGGTATTCATCGCACACGATTTGTCGGTTGTTAAACACATTTCTGACCGCGTGTTGGTGATGTACTTGGGCAACGCGGTAGAACTTGGCGAATCAGATGCATTGTTCTCTGATCCTAAGCACCCATACACCAAAGCGTTGATGTCTGCAGTTCCAATTCCAGACCCACGCTTAGAGCGCAGCAAAACCATTCAGATGCTGGAAGGTGATCTACCGTCACCAATCAACCCGCCATCAGGTTGTGTGTTCCGTACTCGTTGCCCGCAAGCAACAGAGGCGTGTGCGCAAACTAAGCCAACGATTCAAGGCGATGACGTTCACGCAGTATCTTGCTTGCACGTACAAGTCTAG
- a CDS encoding glutathione S-transferase family protein codes for MGKLVEGVWHDVWYDTKESGGKFVREDAGFRNWVENKAGAQFEPESGRYHLYVSLACPWAHRTLIFRELKDLTDHIDVTVVCPDMMSEGWQMGLPEPLFGHTRMHQIYTQAKPDYSGRVTVPVLWDKKTNTIVSNESSEIIRMFNSEFNELTGNTDDYYPWELASKIDEWNDYIYPNINNGVYRTGFATTQEAYEEAYDALFEALDKVNAHLSEHRYLAGNEITEADWRLFTTLVRFDAVYVGHFKCNKQRIADYENIQGYLKELYQIEGIKETTDFYHIKRHYYYSHAGINPTQVVPVGPNLDLDSPHRRDELS; via the coding sequence ATGGGCAAGTTAGTTGAAGGTGTTTGGCACGATGTGTGGTACGACACCAAAGAAAGCGGTGGTAAGTTCGTTCGTGAGGATGCGGGCTTTCGCAACTGGGTTGAAAATAAAGCCGGAGCGCAATTTGAGCCAGAAAGTGGTCGTTACCACCTATACGTATCGTTAGCTTGTCCGTGGGCGCATCGCACGCTGATCTTCCGTGAACTGAAAGACCTAACCGATCACATCGATGTGACAGTAGTTTGCCCTGATATGATGAGTGAAGGGTGGCAAATGGGTTTGCCTGAGCCTCTGTTCGGTCACACTCGCATGCACCAAATCTACACCCAAGCCAAACCGGACTATTCAGGTCGAGTCACGGTTCCTGTTTTATGGGATAAGAAAACCAACACCATCGTGAGCAATGAGTCGTCTGAAATCATCCGCATGTTCAATTCAGAATTTAATGAGTTAACAGGTAACACCGATGATTACTACCCATGGGAATTGGCGAGCAAGATTGACGAATGGAACGACTACATCTATCCGAACATCAATAACGGCGTTTATCGTACCGGCTTTGCGACAACACAAGAGGCTTATGAAGAAGCGTATGACGCGTTATTTGAAGCGTTAGACAAAGTGAATGCCCATCTTAGCGAGCACCGTTATCTGGCAGGTAATGAGATTACAGAGGCGGATTGGCGGTTGTTTACCACTTTGGTCCGATTCGATGCAGTGTATGTGGGTCACTTCAAGTGTAACAAGCAGCGAATTGCGGACTATGAAAATATCCAGGGTTACCTAAAAGAGCTGTATCAGATCGAAGGCATCAAAGAAACGACCGACTTTTATCATATTAAGCGTCACTACTATTACAGCCACGCAGGTATTAATCCAACTCAAGTTGTCCCTGTTGGGCCTAACTTGGATTTAGATTCCCCGCATAGACGTGATGAGTTAAGCTAA